In Blastopirellula sediminis, the following proteins share a genomic window:
- the bcp gene encoding thioredoxin-dependent thiol peroxidase — MADWVEEGKKAPAFTLAADDGTKVKLADLAGSPVVLYFYPKDDTPGCTKEACAFRDQKKELTKRGAKVYGVSPDGVESHVKFRDKYQLNFPLLADVDHKVAEKYGAWREKNMYGKVTMGIQRSTFLIDGSGKVAKVWKRVQVDGHDQKVIEALDELLKK; from the coding sequence ATGGCCGATTGGGTTGAAGAAGGGAAAAAAGCCCCTGCGTTTACGCTCGCTGCGGATGACGGCACGAAAGTGAAACTGGCTGACCTGGCCGGCTCACCGGTCGTTCTCTACTTCTATCCGAAGGACGACACCCCTGGCTGCACCAAAGAAGCGTGCGCCTTCCGCGATCAAAAGAAAGAGCTGACCAAGCGCGGCGCGAAGGTCTACGGAGTCAGCCCCGACGGCGTTGAGAGCCACGTCAAGTTTCGCGACAAGTACCAGCTCAACTTTCCGCTACTGGCCGACGTCGATCACAAGGTGGCCGAGAAGTACGGCGCGTGGCGCGAAAAGAACATGTACGGCAAGGTGACGATGGGCATTCAGCGCAGCACCTTCCTGATCGACGGCAGCGGCAAAGTTGCGAAGGTCTGGAAACGGGTCCAAGTCGACGGACACGATCAGAAAGTGATCGAAGCGTTGGATGAGTTGTTGAAGAAGTAG
- a CDS encoding DUF4870 domain-containing protein, translated as MEAEIPTPENRTMAMLCHLLSFSGYVIPIPLVAVIAPLILWSMKKEESEFIDHHGRESINFQLSILIYVTIGVVLICAYVGFLLLPAIGAFAIVMPIIAAVKANQGEWYRYPLCIRFF; from the coding sequence ATGGAAGCGGAAATTCCCACTCCCGAAAACCGTACGATGGCGATGCTCTGCCATTTGCTGTCGTTTTCCGGCTATGTCATCCCGATTCCGCTGGTGGCGGTCATCGCGCCGCTGATCTTGTGGTCGATGAAAAAGGAGGAGTCGGAGTTCATCGATCACCATGGCCGCGAGTCGATCAATTTTCAGCTGTCGATTCTGATTTACGTGACGATCGGCGTGGTTCTGATTTGCGCGTACGTGGGGTTCCTGTTGCTCCCGGCGATCGGCGCCTTCGCCATCGTGATGCCGATCATTGCAGCGGTCAAAGCGAACCAAGGGGAATGGTATCGGTATCCCCTCTGCATCCGCTTCTTCTAG
- the mutY gene encoding A/G-specific adenine glycosylase — translation MDALATPLPTLPNTAWLRKFQRQTLAWYAGAARDLPWRENRDPYRIWISEIMLQQTQVATVRAYFQRFVAAFPTVADLAAADEAEVLRLWEGLGYYRRARQLHAAAQQIVELHAGQFPRDFDAVLALPGIGRYTAGAICSIAYDAQAPILEANTIRLHARLLAYREDPTKTAGQRLLWQFAEHILPNENVSSFNQALMELGSEICTPRNPQCEVCPVATLCRARQEKGVAEIPAAKKKMQYEDRLEVAIVVRRKKEVLLRQCGPDERWAGLWDFPRFHVASEAELLSGELASQLQARTGLTAAIGSRLTTIKHGVTRYRITLHCHEAEGASGRLRKDDAAPLVWAAVAQLHDFALSTTGRKIARLLAK, via the coding sequence ATGGACGCTCTCGCCACCCCTCTTCCGACGTTGCCCAACACGGCCTGGCTCCGCAAGTTTCAGCGGCAAACGCTCGCTTGGTACGCTGGGGCCGCCCGCGATCTTCCCTGGCGGGAAAATCGCGATCCCTACCGGATCTGGATCAGCGAGATCATGCTCCAGCAGACCCAGGTCGCTACCGTCCGGGCCTACTTCCAGCGGTTCGTCGCCGCGTTCCCCACGGTCGCCGACCTGGCCGCCGCCGACGAAGCGGAAGTGCTGCGGCTCTGGGAAGGGCTCGGCTATTATCGCCGCGCTCGCCAACTGCACGCCGCCGCCCAACAGATCGTCGAGCTGCACGCTGGCCAATTCCCCCGCGACTTCGACGCGGTCCTCGCGCTCCCTGGCATCGGACGGTACACCGCCGGGGCGATCTGCTCGATTGCGTACGACGCGCAAGCGCCGATCCTCGAAGCGAACACCATCCGTCTCCACGCGCGGCTCTTGGCCTATCGCGAAGATCCGACCAAAACGGCCGGCCAGCGACTCCTCTGGCAATTCGCCGAGCATATCCTCCCCAACGAAAACGTCAGCAGCTTCAACCAGGCGCTGATGGAACTCGGCAGCGAGATCTGCACTCCGCGCAATCCGCAGTGCGAAGTCTGTCCCGTCGCCACCCTCTGCCGCGCGCGGCAAGAGAAAGGGGTCGCCGAGATCCCGGCCGCCAAAAAGAAGATGCAGTACGAAGACCGCTTGGAAGTGGCGATCGTCGTGCGGCGAAAGAAAGAAGTCCTGCTTCGCCAGTGCGGTCCCGACGAACGCTGGGCCGGGCTTTGGGATTTCCCCCGCTTTCACGTCGCCAGCGAAGCGGAGCTCCTCAGCGGCGAACTCGCATCGCAACTGCAAGCGCGAACTGGGCTGACCGCCGCGATCGGCTCACGCCTGACGACGATCAAGCATGGGGTGACGCGCTACCGGATCACGCTCCACTGCCACGAAGCGGAAGGAGCGTCGGGCCGCCTGCGCAAAGATGACGCCGCTCCGCTCGTCTGGGCGGCGGTCGCCCAGCTGCATGACTTCGCCCTCAGCACGACCGGGCGAAAGATCGCGCGGCTCTTGGCGAAGTAA
- a CDS encoding DUF1559 domain-containing protein → MTPSKNRGGFTLVELLVVIAIIGVLIALLLPAVQQAREAARRMSCTNNQKQIGLAMHNYHDTHLNFPPGSFVDINNWLPGIGHSNKMRYGWMQVILPMMEQTAIYDKFMEEVHGASPVYAWETSIRANVIEGFLCPSDPNGGKITNGSYGFAGNYLAFSGLDGLYNLGRDEDGIFYCASKTRFADILDGTTNTALVGEILVVPDQGTSHDRRGSYYVGTTGGGNLILTTYFNPNSKAPTSSDRQASGNFISTERAPCAGPTSGGFYRCTSRSYHTGGVNVTMADGSVRFIAETVDNPIWAALGTRAGGEIPQGN, encoded by the coding sequence ATGACACCCTCGAAAAACCGAGGCGGTTTTACGCTCGTTGAGCTGTTGGTCGTGATCGCGATCATCGGCGTGTTGATCGCTCTATTGTTGCCGGCCGTGCAGCAAGCGCGGGAAGCGGCTCGGCGGATGTCGTGCACGAACAACCAGAAGCAGATCGGGCTGGCGATGCACAACTATCACGACACCCATCTCAACTTTCCGCCGGGATCGTTCGTCGACATCAATAACTGGTTGCCGGGCATCGGACATTCCAACAAGATGCGTTACGGCTGGATGCAAGTGATCCTGCCGATGATGGAACAGACCGCGATCTATGACAAGTTCATGGAAGAAGTGCATGGCGCTTCGCCGGTCTATGCGTGGGAGACTTCGATCCGCGCGAACGTGATCGAAGGTTTTCTCTGTCCTTCGGATCCCAACGGTGGGAAGATTACCAACGGAAGCTACGGATTCGCCGGCAATTATCTCGCTTTCTCTGGGCTCGATGGTCTGTATAACCTCGGTCGGGATGAAGATGGGATCTTCTATTGCGCCTCGAAGACCCGATTCGCCGACATTCTGGACGGAACGACCAACACGGCGCTGGTCGGCGAGATCTTGGTAGTTCCGGATCAAGGAACCAGCCATGATCGCCGCGGCAGCTATTATGTCGGCACGACCGGCGGCGGCAATCTGATCCTCACAACTTACTTCAATCCGAACTCCAAGGCGCCGACCTCTTCGGATCGTCAGGCGTCCGGCAACTTCATCAGTACCGAACGGGCGCCTTGCGCCGGCCCGACGAGCGGCGGCTTCTATCGTTGCACATCGCGCAGTTACCACACTGGCGGCGTGAACGTCACGATGGCCGACGGTTCGGTTCGATTCATCGCGGAAACGGTTGATAATCCGATCTGGGCTGCGCTGGGAACGCGTGCGGGTGGCGAAATTCCGCAAGGCAACTAA
- a CDS encoding sigma-70 family RNA polymerase sigma factor has translation MPDPSAEHPDPTPFVELIVKHERALSGYIRSMLPRIDDVEEVWQATAIELWEKFDQYDPQREFLPWAQKFAYFEVLKFRRKAARDRMVFSEEVLQAVADTHAASTSKLEARSRALQGCMKKLSADELNLLRTRYETTTTIGMIADQLQTTTKTLYRRLDRIRDRLAQCVRHHAALAEE, from the coding sequence ATGCCTGACCCTTCCGCCGAACATCCCGATCCGACGCCGTTCGTCGAGTTGATCGTGAAGCACGAGCGGGCGCTGTCGGGCTACATCCGCAGCATGCTTCCTCGCATCGACGATGTCGAAGAAGTCTGGCAAGCGACGGCGATCGAGTTGTGGGAAAAGTTCGACCAGTACGATCCGCAGCGGGAGTTCCTCCCCTGGGCGCAGAAGTTCGCCTACTTCGAGGTCCTCAAGTTCCGCCGCAAAGCGGCGCGCGACCGGATGGTCTTTTCGGAAGAGGTGCTGCAAGCGGTCGCCGACACCCACGCCGCATCGACCAGCAAACTGGAAGCCCGCAGCCGCGCCTTGCAAGGCTGTATGAAAAAACTATCGGCCGACGAGTTGAACCTGCTCCGCACGCGTTACGAAACGACCACCACCATCGGCATGATCGCCGACCAACTGCAAACGACTACCAAGACTCTCTATCGCCGACTCGATCGCATCCGCGATCGTTTGGCGCAGTGCGTTCGCCACCATGCGGCGCTCGCCGAAGAATAA
- a CDS encoding LamG domain-containing protein produces the protein MQPNSRQLDNEALAAAARLASGDLSAAEFAALEQRLLTDDAFRQAYVEQVDLDGEIERHLSSIPVDWPSPPQTPRYVWLGALALAASLLLITTMLALVLLREDRVASTAPQLEYVEAQLRGLRAVAVATQLEGELTTADESIQVGARVKPGSLRIGAGALQIEFLSGVIVRLSGPAEMHLLTPDSATLIYGSAAAVVPPDAGDFTLNGPVSAIAASGSEFAYSAPDAHAATIDVYEGEVMTSLLGESGDTLLNELVKADQTARFADKSIEVTAASFAQSDRVRVLPIDEMSLSVTDEYAAAILADRPLVYWRFEPQQQQGDLVRNVVSDRYAGLVRSDDDSVKVERGSLHFEPSPRSRYFKLTEPLADLNAGDFTLEMWVRPNRMHWGTILGLLPDGQMAVNRERHLAVLEYANHTNLVHRPATMRFLYRYPSNSYDGGMNVFSAESCTPGLWHHLVAVKSAEGIALYLNGKLRQVFDTLTIKDEEPYTAVLGQLDTLRPSRQFDGQLDEVAIYPAALSTADVERHYQIMTGASSRQ, from the coding sequence ATGCAACCGAATTCTCGCCAACTCGATAACGAAGCGCTCGCCGCCGCCGCACGTCTCGCCTCCGGCGACTTGTCGGCCGCCGAGTTCGCCGCGCTCGAGCAGCGTCTGCTGACCGACGATGCGTTTCGCCAGGCTTACGTCGAGCAGGTCGATCTCGACGGCGAAATCGAACGTCACCTCAGTTCGATCCCGGTCGATTGGCCCAGCCCGCCGCAAACGCCTCGTTACGTTTGGCTCGGAGCGCTCGCCCTCGCCGCTTCGTTGCTGCTCATCACCACGATGTTGGCGCTGGTCCTGCTCCGCGAAGATCGCGTGGCGAGCACAGCGCCGCAGCTCGAATATGTCGAAGCGCAGCTCCGCGGACTACGTGCCGTCGCCGTCGCGACGCAGCTCGAAGGCGAGCTGACAACGGCCGACGAATCGATCCAAGTTGGCGCCCGGGTGAAACCTGGTTCGCTGCGGATCGGCGCCGGCGCACTGCAAATCGAGTTTCTCTCCGGCGTCATCGTTCGCCTCAGCGGTCCCGCCGAAATGCATCTGCTGACCCCGGACAGCGCCACGCTGATTTACGGCAGCGCGGCGGCGGTCGTTCCTCCCGACGCCGGCGACTTTACGCTCAACGGTCCTGTTTCGGCGATCGCCGCCAGCGGCAGCGAATTCGCCTACTCCGCTCCTGATGCGCACGCGGCGACGATCGACGTCTACGAAGGGGAGGTGATGACCTCGCTCTTGGGAGAAAGCGGCGATACGCTGCTCAATGAACTGGTCAAAGCCGATCAGACCGCCCGCTTCGCCGACAAGTCGATCGAGGTAACCGCCGCTTCTTTCGCCCAATCGGATCGCGTGCGAGTTTTGCCGATCGACGAAATGTCGCTGAGCGTCACTGACGAATACGCCGCCGCGATTCTCGCCGATCGTCCGCTCGTCTATTGGCGTTTCGAGCCGCAGCAGCAACAAGGGGACCTGGTCCGGAACGTCGTATCGGATCGTTACGCCGGTTTGGTGCGCAGCGACGACGACTCGGTGAAGGTTGAGCGCGGCTCGCTCCACTTTGAGCCGAGCCCTCGCAGCCGCTATTTCAAATTGACCGAACCGCTGGCAGATTTGAACGCCGGCGATTTCACCCTCGAAATGTGGGTCCGTCCCAATCGAATGCACTGGGGGACGATCCTCGGCCTCTTGCCAGATGGACAAATGGCGGTAAACCGAGAACGCCACCTGGCGGTGCTCGAATACGCTAACCATACGAACCTGGTCCATCGCCCGGCGACGATGCGGTTTTTGTACCGCTATCCGTCGAACTCGTACGACGGCGGCATGAACGTCTTTAGCGCCGAGAGCTGCACGCCGGGGCTATGGCACCACCTGGTTGCGGTGAAGTCGGCAGAGGGGATCGCCCTCTATCTGAATGGAAAGTTGCGTCAGGTTTTCGATACCCTTACGATCAAAGATGAAGAACCCTACACCGCCGTGCTCGGTCAGCTCGATACCCTTCGTCCCAGTCGTCAATTCGACGGCCAACTCGACGAAGTGGCGATTTATCCTGCGGCGCTTTCGACGGCAGACGTCGAGCGTCACTACCAGATCATGACCGGCGCCTCTTCCCGCCAATAA
- a CDS encoding PSD1 and planctomycete cytochrome C domain-containing protein, which translates to MNSLARIACVTFAVLIASPALAQKKLDYNRDVRPILSENCFYCHGPDSKHRQADLRLDDEASAKEYAIVPGDLDGSDFYQRIISTDADMQMPPHESGKKLKAEEVALLKRWIEEGAEFAPYWAYVQPQRHEAPNVDNVAWSHTEIDRLLLNKMQSVGLTPAPAADKVTLLRRVTFDLTGLPPTPQEVADFVADQSPEAFEKVVDRLLASQHYGERMAIYWLDLVRYADTVGYHGDQDHNISPYRDYVLDAFNDNLPFDQFTRDQLAGDLLPESSIDQKIATGYNRLLQTTHEGGLQQKEYLAIYAADRVRNVSLVWMGATVGCAQCHDHKYDPYTIKDFYALGAFFADVDEAKHFTQGSNALPTKRPPEIKVNTRRERAELARLEAELSALRQTQAAEHKETETTEVAVKADEKQQKEAAKEPPMSPAEKKLVDAIKQLNDAARLTMVTESIKPREMRVLPRGNWLDDSGEIVTPAIPEFMGQVAAGGERATRLDLANWFVDVENGAGGLTARVMVNRLWYLFYGVGLSKSLDDFGGQGEPPVHPELLDNLAIDFATDWDVKRIVKEMVMTAAYQQSSQTTAEVRSADPYNRYYSHQSRHRLPAEMVRDNALAISGLLNLQYGGPSIRPYQPEGYYRHLNFPQRKYHANDNERQWRRGVYIHWQRQFLHPMLKAFDAPSREECTAQRPQSNTPTAALVLLNDPTFVEAARAFADRILTAGPQEDAQRINFAYQLALSRDAQPLELEVLTKVLADNREIYQADPKAAASLLNVGIQPPDKKANAAELAAWTQVARVILNLDETITRN; encoded by the coding sequence ATGAACTCTCTTGCTCGAATCGCTTGCGTCACTTTTGCGGTGCTGATCGCATCGCCGGCGCTGGCCCAGAAAAAGCTCGACTACAACCGGGACGTGCGGCCGATTCTCTCCGAGAATTGCTTCTACTGCCACGGTCCCGATTCGAAGCATCGCCAGGCCGATCTCCGCCTGGATGACGAAGCCTCCGCCAAAGAGTACGCGATCGTCCCCGGCGATCTCGACGGCAGCGACTTCTACCAGCGGATCATCAGCACCGACGCCGACATGCAGATGCCCCCGCACGAGTCAGGCAAAAAGCTGAAGGCCGAAGAAGTCGCCCTGCTCAAACGCTGGATCGAAGAAGGCGCCGAGTTCGCGCCTTATTGGGCCTATGTCCAACCGCAGCGGCACGAAGCCCCGAACGTCGATAACGTCGCCTGGTCGCATACCGAGATCGATCGCTTGCTCCTCAACAAGATGCAAAGCGTCGGGCTCACTCCCGCCCCGGCGGCCGACAAAGTGACCCTCCTTCGCCGCGTCACCTTCGACCTGACCGGCTTGCCCCCGACTCCGCAGGAAGTGGCCGACTTCGTCGCCGACCAGTCCCCCGAAGCGTTTGAGAAAGTGGTCGATCGGCTTCTCGCTTCACAGCACTACGGCGAGCGGATGGCGATCTATTGGCTCGACCTCGTTCGCTACGCTGACACGGTCGGCTATCACGGCGACCAGGACCACAACATCTCGCCTTACCGCGACTACGTCCTCGACGCGTTCAACGACAACCTCCCGTTCGATCAGTTCACCCGCGATCAACTGGCCGGCGACTTGCTGCCGGAAAGTTCGATCGATCAGAAGATCGCCACCGGCTACAACCGCTTGCTGCAAACGACGCACGAAGGGGGGCTCCAGCAAAAGGAATACTTGGCGATCTACGCCGCCGACCGCGTCCGGAACGTTTCGCTCGTCTGGATGGGCGCCACCGTCGGCTGCGCGCAGTGCCACGATCACAAGTACGATCCCTACACGATCAAAGACTTCTACGCCCTCGGCGCCTTCTTCGCTGACGTCGATGAAGCGAAGCACTTTACGCAAGGGAGCAACGCCCTGCCGACCAAGCGTCCGCCGGAGATCAAGGTCAACACGCGCCGCGAACGGGCCGAACTCGCTCGCCTGGAAGCGGAACTCTCAGCGCTGCGTCAAACGCAAGCAGCCGAGCACAAAGAGACCGAGACGACCGAAGTTGCCGTGAAAGCGGACGAGAAACAACAAAAGGAAGCGGCGAAAGAACCACCGATGTCGCCGGCAGAAAAGAAGCTGGTCGACGCGATCAAACAGCTGAACGACGCCGCTCGGCTGACGATGGTGACCGAGTCGATCAAGCCACGGGAGATGCGCGTTTTGCCGCGCGGCAACTGGCTCGACGATAGCGGCGAGATCGTGACTCCGGCCATTCCGGAGTTCATGGGCCAAGTCGCCGCGGGCGGCGAACGGGCGACGCGCTTGGATCTGGCCAACTGGTTCGTCGACGTCGAAAACGGCGCCGGCGGACTGACCGCTCGCGTGATGGTCAATCGCCTCTGGTACTTGTTCTACGGCGTCGGTTTGTCGAAAAGCCTTGACGATTTCGGCGGCCAGGGAGAACCGCCGGTCCATCCCGAACTGCTCGACAACCTGGCGATCGACTTTGCGACCGACTGGGACGTCAAGCGGATCGTCAAAGAAATGGTGATGACCGCCGCCTATCAGCAGTCGTCGCAAACGACCGCCGAGGTTCGCAGCGCCGATCCGTACAACCGCTACTACAGCCATCAATCGCGACATCGTCTGCCGGCTGAAATGGTTCGCGACAACGCCCTGGCGATCAGCGGACTGTTGAATCTGCAATACGGCGGTCCGAGCATTCGCCCCTATCAGCCGGAAGGCTACTACCGTCACTTGAATTTCCCGCAGCGGAAGTACCACGCGAACGACAACGAACGGCAATGGCGCCGCGGCGTTTACATCCATTGGCAGCGTCAGTTTTTGCACCCGATGCTGAAGGCGTTCGACGCGCCGAGTCGCGAAGAATGCACCGCACAGCGTCCGCAATCGAACACGCCGACCGCGGCGTTGGTCCTGCTGAACGATCCAACCTTCGTCGAAGCGGCTCGCGCCTTCGCCGATCGCATTCTGACCGCAGGTCCGCAAGAAGACGCTCAGCGCATCAACTTCGCCTATCAGCTGGCGTTGTCGCGCGACGCGCAGCCGCTGGAGTTGGAAGTGCTGACCAAGGTGCTGGCCGACAATCGCGAAATCTACCAGGCCGATCCGAAAGCGGCGGCCAGTTTGTTGAACGTTGGAATCCAACCGCCTGACAAGAAGGCGAACGCCGCTGAACTTGCCGCGTGGACGCAGGTTGCCCGCGTGATTTTGAACCTGGACGAAACGATTACCCGGAACTAA
- a CDS encoding DUF1501 domain-containing protein: protein MNLYNHAQAAAVSRRTFLSNVGFGLGTTALASLMAGDSLAAGSAPAAGIPGQPGLPHFQPRIKRVIFLCMSGGPSQFETFDNKPELTRLDGQAMPESYTAGQPIAQLQGQELKCLGAMTKFNKYGEGGVEISDFLPYHAKMADDICVVRSMVTEQINHDPAHTFMNTGTAISGRPSMGAWINYGLGSETNELPGFVVLSSVGGRNPQPIASRQWGTGFLPSRYQGVEFSSTGDPVSYVRNPPGVNVGQQRQIVDAVGQLNRNRLDQLQDPEIATRISAYEMAYRMQMSVPELTDMSDEPQSVLDMYGAKPGDGSFASNCLLARRLAERGVRFIHLYHRGWDHHGDLKKFMGVCCGLTDQPTYALVQDLKQRGMLEDTLIVWGGEFGRTPMFQGKGGVGRDHHIKGFSMWMAGGPIKGGTTHGATDDLGYNAVENVVHVRDLHATMLHLLGIDHHRFSVKFQGLDMKLTGVEPARVVKEVIA, encoded by the coding sequence ATGAACCTTTACAACCACGCCCAAGCCGCCGCCGTTTCGCGCCGCACGTTTCTTTCCAATGTCGGCTTCGGTCTCGGTACGACTGCACTCGCTTCGCTGATGGCCGGCGACTCGCTCGCCGCCGGCAGCGCGCCTGCCGCCGGCATCCCTGGTCAGCCGGGACTTCCCCACTTCCAGCCGCGGATCAAGCGGGTCATCTTCCTCTGCATGTCCGGCGGTCCGTCGCAGTTCGAGACGTTCGACAACAAGCCGGAACTGACTCGCCTGGATGGTCAAGCGATGCCGGAGTCGTACACCGCCGGCCAACCGATCGCGCAGCTGCAAGGGCAAGAGCTGAAATGCCTCGGCGCGATGACCAAGTTCAACAAGTATGGCGAAGGGGGCGTGGAGATCAGCGACTTTCTGCCGTACCACGCCAAGATGGCGGACGACATCTGCGTCGTTCGCTCGATGGTGACCGAGCAGATCAATCACGACCCGGCCCACACTTTCATGAATACCGGCACCGCGATCAGCGGTCGGCCGTCGATGGGCGCCTGGATCAACTACGGGCTCGGCAGCGAAACGAACGAACTCCCTGGCTTCGTCGTGCTCAGCAGCGTCGGCGGCCGCAACCCGCAGCCGATCGCGTCGCGACAATGGGGAACCGGCTTCTTGCCGAGCCGTTACCAAGGGGTCGAGTTCAGCTCCACCGGCGATCCGGTCAGCTACGTTCGCAACCCGCCCGGCGTCAACGTCGGCCAGCAGCGACAGATCGTCGACGCCGTCGGCCAGCTCAATCGCAACCGGCTCGATCAGTTGCAAGATCCTGAAATCGCCACCCGCATCTCCGCCTACGAAATGGCGTACCGAATGCAGATGTCGGTCCCCGAACTGACCGACATGTCGGACGAACCGCAAAGCGTCCTCGACATGTACGGCGCCAAGCCGGGCGACGGTTCGTTCGCGTCAAACTGTTTGCTCGCTCGCCGACTGGCCGAGCGCGGCGTCCGCTTCATTCACCTCTATCACCGCGGCTGGGATCACCACGGCGACCTGAAGAAGTTCATGGGGGTCTGCTGCGGACTGACCGATCAGCCGACCTACGCGCTGGTGCAAGACCTGAAGCAGCGCGGCATGCTTGAAGATACGCTGATCGTCTGGGGTGGCGAATTTGGCCGGACGCCGATGTTCCAAGGCAAAGGGGGCGTCGGCCGCGATCACCACATCAAAGGCTTCAGCATGTGGATGGCCGGCGGACCGATCAAAGGGGGAACCACCCACGGCGCCACCGATGACCTCGGCTACAACGCCGTCGAAAACGTCGTCCACGTCCGCGACCTCCACGCCACGATGCTTCACTTGCTCGGCATCGACCACCACCGCTTTAGCGTGAAGTTCCAGGGCCTCGACATGAAGCTAACCGGCGTCGAACCGGCCCGCGTGGTGAAAGAAGTGATCGCGTAG
- a CDS encoding aminotransferase-like domain-containing protein: MPDDVASPTADQLRLYDQVAGHIARLVEQGTLRPGDRIPSVRRMSGQMSVSLSTVTHAYRLLESRGLIEARPKSGYFVRDTAIRVPPPPKASRSNIRPLRVNVSQLSRRLHDVLASPEVIKLGAVVPDVELLPMQRINRLLMQTLQRFPEMGHRYDIPMGHAPLRHEIARRMIDAGAEVAPDEIVTTTGASEAVYLALHAALRPGDTVAVESPSYFGILEKLETTGIRAIEVACDPEVGVDVDAIERLAQEGRIQGAVVVANFNNPLGCRMPDDAKRRLVEVMCQHQLPLIEDDIFGELHFDSGMRPKALKAFDRDGFVLYCSSFSKTISPGLRVGWCAPGVYQDRFVQAKIAINPAGSIAMQAAAAKYLETAGYDLHLRRLRRTLHERTRKVASSVYEYFPEETRATAPQGGQVLWVELPRGFDSVQLFEEAAQRNISVAPGVLFSPGDRFRNFVRLNCAIQSSERVEQAIIELGRLAKRQLTT; the protein is encoded by the coding sequence ATGCCTGACGACGTAGCGTCGCCAACTGCCGACCAGTTACGCCTTTACGACCAGGTCGCCGGTCACATCGCCCGGCTGGTCGAGCAAGGAACCTTGCGTCCCGGCGATCGCATTCCCTCGGTTCGCCGCATGAGCGGGCAAATGTCGGTCTCGCTATCGACCGTCACGCATGCGTATCGCTTGCTGGAAAGTCGGGGTTTGATAGAAGCACGACCCAAATCGGGCTACTTTGTTCGCGATACGGCGATCCGCGTTCCTCCTCCCCCCAAAGCGTCCCGCTCCAACATCCGCCCTTTGCGGGTGAACGTCTCTCAGCTCTCCCGCCGCTTACATGACGTGCTGGCTTCCCCCGAAGTGATCAAGCTGGGCGCCGTCGTTCCGGACGTCGAACTACTGCCGATGCAGCGGATCAACCGCTTGCTGATGCAAACCCTGCAGCGTTTTCCTGAAATGGGACATCGCTACGACATCCCGATGGGACACGCGCCGCTGCGTCACGAAATCGCTCGCCGGATGATCGACGCCGGCGCAGAGGTCGCCCCTGACGAAATCGTGACCACCACCGGGGCCAGCGAAGCGGTTTACCTGGCGCTGCACGCGGCGCTGCGGCCTGGCGATACAGTCGCCGTCGAGTCCCCCAGTTATTTCGGGATTCTAGAAAAGCTCGAAACGACCGGCATTCGCGCCATTGAAGTTGCCTGCGATCCGGAAGTCGGGGTCGACGTTGATGCGATCGAGCGGCTCGCCCAGGAAGGCCGCATCCAAGGCGCCGTCGTCGTCGCCAACTTCAACAACCCGCTCGGCTGCCGCATGCCTGACGACGCCAAACGGCGGCTGGTCGAAGTGATGTGCCAACATCAACTGCCGCTGATCGAAGACGACATCTTCGGCGAACTCCACTTCGATTCCGGCATGCGTCCCAAGGCGCTCAAAGCGTTCGACCGCGACGGGTTCGTCCTTTATTGCAGCTCATTCAGCAAAACGATTTCGCCCGGTTTGCGGGTCGGGTGGTGCGCCCCCGGCGTCTACCAGGACCGTTTCGTCCAGGCGAAAATCGCGATCAATCCGGCCGGGTCGATCGCGATGCAGGCCGCCGCGGCCAAATACCTGGAAACGGCCGGGTACGACCTCCATTTGCGGCGTCTGCGCCGGACCCTGCACGAGCGGACCCGCAAAGTCGCTAGCAGCGTCTACGAATATTTTCCGGAAGAAACTCGCGCCACCGCACCGCAGGGCGGTCAGGTATTATGGGTAGAACTTCCCCGCGGCTTTGATAGCGTCCAGCTATTCGAAGAAGCGGCGCAGCGCAACATCAGCGTCGCGCCCGGCGTGTTGTTCTCCCCCGGCGATCGCTTCCGCAACTTCGTCCGCCTGAACTGCGCCATCCAGTCAAGCGAACGGGTCGAACAAGCGATCATCGAACTGGGACGTTTGGCGAAACGACAACTGACGACTTAA